A genome region from Maridesulfovibrio salexigens DSM 2638 includes the following:
- a CDS encoding 3-dehydroquinate synthase II family protein gives MKKIIFKAIPFDKKLLSLALESGVDAILTSPEDKETVESLGRVSVITPEEMPCVAINEKADEAVAVDLDKKGKDVCLAAGWEIIPVENLLAQIDALALEAESLDRARLAASVMERGADSIVVTPEGAADLKQIVAELKLSQGKMELQKATVTSIESAGLAHRVCVDTTSKLKKGQGILTGNSSAFTFLVHAETESNPYVAARPFRVNAGAVHAYAILPGDKTTYLEELRSGSEVLVVDKSGETSVAVVGRSKLEVRPMLLITAEVQTPEGPVSGKVFLQNAETIRVVSGDGEPVSVVTLKEGDEVLCRIDEAGRHFGMRIKEEISED, from the coding sequence ATGAAAAAGATTATATTCAAAGCGATCCCTTTTGATAAAAAGCTTCTCAGCCTTGCACTGGAGTCCGGAGTGGATGCCATTCTCACTTCTCCTGAAGACAAGGAAACCGTTGAATCTCTCGGGCGAGTCTCTGTAATTACTCCGGAAGAAATGCCTTGTGTAGCTATCAACGAAAAGGCTGACGAAGCAGTTGCGGTTGATCTTGACAAAAAAGGTAAAGACGTTTGTCTCGCCGCAGGTTGGGAGATTATCCCGGTTGAAAACCTGCTTGCCCAGATTGATGCCCTTGCCCTTGAAGCTGAATCACTTGACCGCGCAAGACTTGCTGCATCGGTTATGGAACGTGGTGCTGATTCAATCGTAGTAACTCCCGAAGGCGCTGCTGATCTTAAGCAGATTGTAGCCGAACTGAAACTCTCGCAGGGTAAGATGGAACTTCAGAAAGCAACAGTAACCAGCATCGAATCCGCAGGTCTGGCCCACAGGGTCTGTGTGGATACCACTTCCAAGCTCAAGAAAGGACAGGGAATCCTTACCGGAAATTCTTCCGCCTTCACCTTTCTCGTGCATGCTGAAACCGAATCCAACCCTTACGTTGCAGCGCGTCCTTTCCGGGTTAATGCCGGGGCTGTTCATGCCTACGCCATTCTGCCCGGCGACAAGACCACTTATCTCGAAGAACTGCGTTCCGGTTCCGAGGTGCTGGTTGTTGATAAAAGCGGCGAGACTTCCGTAGCAGTTGTCGGACGCAGCAAACTTGAAGTTCGTCCCATGCTGCTGATCACCGCCGAGGTCCAGACCCCGGAAGGTCCGGTTTCCGGCAAGGTTTTCCTTCAGAACGCTGAGACCATCAGAGTTGTAAGCGGTGACGGTGAACCTGTAAGTGTGGTAACATTGAAAGAAGGCGATGAAGTTCTTTGCCGTATTGATGAAGCGGGCCGCCATTTCGGCATGCGCATCAAAGAAGAAATTTCAGAGGATTAA
- the pheA gene encoding prephenate dehydratase, producing the protein MSQSSKKNLGDLRVEIDSLDSEILELLNKRAAASLAVGAIKAGSSDQIFKPFREQEVLRGLIKRNPGTLPPEHLEAIYREIISSSRRLQRPERVVYLGPEGTFSYFAGLQHMGRQADLLPKNNFEDIFVAVSKGEADLGIIPLENSLKGTVGQNVDLFMRYPVFIQAELYHRISHGLMTKGADISEIKTVYSHSKALEQCTGWLRANMPGAELVSVESTAKAAQMVADSDDPVAAVGHLKLANLFGLHVVAEAIEDLPDNWTRFLIIGPKPGQEDKRDKTSLLFTTPDRPGALVEVLNELSGHDINMTKLESRPALGEKWKYMFFVDLQGDLGAEEHASLIEDLKARCLTFKILGSYPAGSQDGSKF; encoded by the coding sequence ATGTCACAGTCCAGCAAAAAAAATCTTGGCGATCTGCGGGTGGAAATCGATTCCCTCGACAGTGAAATTCTAGAGCTTCTCAACAAACGTGCCGCTGCGTCTCTCGCAGTTGGAGCTATAAAGGCCGGATCATCTGATCAGATTTTCAAGCCTTTCCGGGAGCAGGAAGTGCTGCGCGGTCTAATCAAGCGCAATCCCGGAACTCTCCCCCCTGAGCACCTTGAAGCAATTTATCGCGAAATTATTTCTTCCTCCCGCAGGCTGCAAAGGCCTGAGCGTGTGGTCTATCTAGGCCCCGAAGGGACATTTTCATATTTTGCCGGACTACAGCACATGGGACGTCAGGCTGACCTGCTCCCTAAAAATAATTTTGAAGATATTTTTGTGGCCGTTTCCAAGGGCGAAGCCGACCTCGGCATTATCCCCCTTGAAAATTCGCTCAAGGGAACGGTCGGGCAGAACGTTGATCTGTTCATGCGCTATCCGGTGTTCATTCAGGCCGAGCTGTATCATCGTATCAGCCACGGACTGATGACCAAGGGTGCCGACATCAGCGAGATCAAAACGGTCTACTCACACTCCAAGGCACTAGAGCAATGCACCGGATGGCTTCGTGCCAACATGCCCGGTGCAGAGCTCGTGTCTGTAGAGTCCACTGCCAAGGCTGCCCAGATGGTAGCTGATAGCGATGACCCCGTAGCTGCAGTCGGACATTTAAAATTGGCTAATCTTTTCGGTCTGCATGTAGTCGCAGAGGCCATCGAAGATTTGCCGGACAACTGGACCCGCTTCCTGATCATCGGCCCTAAGCCCGGTCAAGAAGATAAGCGTGACAAAACTTCACTGCTTTTCACTACTCCGGACCGTCCCGGTGCACTTGTGGAAGTCCTCAATGAGCTTTCCGGTCATGACATAAACATGACCAAGCTTGAGTCCCGGCCTGCTCTCGGTGAAAAGTGGAAGTATATGTTTTTCGTTGATCTGCAAGGTGATCTCGGTGCCGAAGAGCACGCTTCACTTATCGAGGATCTTAAAGCACGCTGCCTGACTTTTAAAATACTCGGCAGTTACCCCGCAGGTTCACAAGACGGCAGTAAATTTTAA
- the aroA gene encoding 3-phosphoshikimate 1-carboxyvinyltransferase → MTSENVIVVKAPSSKSLSHRALIAGALSEGSTVVLDPLDSNDINRTMDCLSTMGAKFNIDGTATTVTGMDGGPKGGAKEPAVLEMRDSGTTCRLITALAGAGKGLFRVQGTPRMHDRPIGALTSALESQGTKVTFSDKQGYPPVTLEASGFKGKQMDISLEESSQYLSGLLLGAPLADETTIINVIGEKAVSWPYVALTLNVMEDFRVKFEVQAKKDGVWKKTDWRKVEKVVPGEIRFVVEPSKFDRDEYRVEGDWSNASYFLAAGAVGNNPVKIEGMNVNSLQGDRAIMYILESMGAKIESDDHSVTVYPSKLHGVEVDMSKCPDLVPTVAVAAAFADSPTTITNVAHLRIKECDRLEASAAEVMRAGGKAEITADSITIIPAPLKKGERIVFDTYDDHRLAMCTAIFAMAGIESIPAEPGCVAKSFPGFWDEWEKVKKGNGC, encoded by the coding sequence ATGACTTCTGAAAATGTAATCGTAGTAAAAGCTCCATCATCAAAATCCCTGTCACACAGGGCGTTGATTGCCGGTGCTTTGTCTGAAGGCTCCACCGTTGTACTTGATCCTCTCGATAGCAACGACATCAACCGGACCATGGATTGCCTGAGCACTATGGGCGCGAAGTTCAATATTGATGGAACAGCCACTACCGTTACCGGTATGGACGGCGGTCCCAAGGGCGGTGCCAAGGAACCTGCGGTTCTGGAAATGCGTGACTCCGGCACCACCTGCCGTTTGATCACTGCTCTTGCCGGTGCAGGTAAGGGACTTTTCAGGGTGCAGGGTACACCGCGCATGCACGACCGTCCCATCGGAGCTTTGACCAGTGCGCTTGAATCACAGGGCACCAAGGTAACCTTCTCCGATAAACAGGGTTACCCTCCGGTAACTCTTGAGGCTTCCGGATTCAAAGGTAAGCAAATGGATATCTCACTTGAGGAGTCCAGCCAGTACCTTTCCGGCTTGCTGCTTGGCGCACCTCTAGCCGATGAAACCACCATCATCAATGTGATTGGCGAGAAAGCTGTATCATGGCCTTACGTTGCCCTGACCCTCAACGTTATGGAAGATTTCAGAGTTAAGTTTGAGGTTCAGGCCAAGAAAGACGGTGTATGGAAAAAGACCGACTGGAGAAAAGTTGAGAAGGTTGTTCCCGGCGAAATTCGTTTTGTAGTCGAGCCCTCCAAGTTCGACCGCGATGAATACCGCGTTGAAGGTGACTGGTCGAATGCTTCCTACTTCCTCGCTGCCGGGGCTGTAGGTAACAATCCTGTTAAGATTGAAGGGATGAACGTAAATTCCCTTCAAGGAGACAGGGCAATCATGTACATCCTTGAATCCATGGGCGCGAAGATCGAAAGTGACGATCACAGCGTAACTGTTTACCCCTCCAAGCTGCACGGCGTTGAGGTGGACATGAGCAAGTGCCCTGATCTGGTGCCTACCGTAGCTGTCGCTGCCGCCTTTGCGGACAGCCCGACTACCATCACCAATGTAGCCCACCTGCGTATCAAGGAATGTGACCGTCTCGAAGCAAGTGCTGCCGAAGTCATGCGCGCAGGCGGCAAGGCCGAGATTACCGCTGATTCCATTACCATTATCCCGGCACCTCTCAAGAAAGGTGAACGTATAGTTTTCGATACCTATGATGATCACCGCCTTGCCATGTGTACTGCGATTTTCGCTATGGCAGGTATTGAATCAATCCCGGCTGAGCCCGGTTGTGTTGCAAAATCTTTCCCCGGTTTCTGGGATGAATGGGAAAAAGTTAAAAAAGGAAATGGTTGTTAG
- a CDS encoding prephenate dehydrogenase → MECEFEKIHSVAIIGSRGQMGGFLALTAERAGLMVYRFDTPLDEEKMARRLPDTDLVILCIPVTVMDEVLPVVIPHLKKGAILSDVGSVKGRPVQQMLRAYDGPVVGTHPLFGPVIPADFDPTVALVAEREEDRPAMLAVKDFFERLNFGAFESSVEEHDKAMAMIQALNFSSTIAFLACSREIPNIKKFVTPSFKRRLESARKMVTQDSDLFGTITDANQYSQEATRLFRSFLSLAAAGDMDLLADRASWWWRDNNT, encoded by the coding sequence ATGGAGTGCGAGTTTGAGAAAATACATAGTGTAGCCATCATCGGGTCTAGGGGCCAGATGGGGGGCTTCCTCGCGCTCACTGCTGAACGGGCCGGACTGATGGTCTACCGTTTTGACACTCCGCTCGACGAGGAAAAGATGGCCCGCCGCCTGCCGGATACCGATTTGGTTATCCTGTGCATTCCGGTGACGGTTATGGACGAGGTCCTGCCCGTGGTTATTCCGCATTTGAAAAAGGGTGCGATCCTCTCTGATGTAGGTTCGGTCAAAGGGCGTCCGGTCCAGCAGATGCTTCGTGCTTACGATGGTCCCGTGGTAGGTACTCATCCCTTGTTCGGACCGGTGATTCCTGCTGATTTTGATCCCACTGTTGCACTTGTTGCAGAGCGTGAAGAAGATCGTCCGGCGATGCTGGCTGTGAAGGATTTCTTTGAGCGTCTCAATTTCGGCGCTTTTGAATCTTCTGTTGAAGAGCACGATAAAGCTATGGCTATGATTCAGGCCCTGAACTTCAGTTCCACAATTGCATTTCTGGCCTGTTCCCGCGAAATTCCCAATATTAAAAAGTTTGTGACCCCTTCTTTCAAGCGCAGACTCGAATCCGCACGCAAGATGGTCACTCAGGACAGCGATTTATTCGGGACTATTACTGATGCCAACCAGTACAGTCAGGAAGCTACTCGTCTGTTCCGTTCTTTTCTCTCTTTGGCTGCCGCAGGTGATATGGACCTGCTTGCAGACCGTGCTTCTTGGTGGTGGCGTGACAACAATACCTAG